A portion of the Dehalococcoidia bacterium genome contains these proteins:
- a CDS encoding PadR family transcriptional regulator produces MSLSKFLILQTLYQGPTHGYALLEKMRQFTQGCCTPAYATIYPILNELAKGDYAVVNAEATGGRERKVYELTDKGKMAYKEALKVWREVLPYLNKVVNDSETN; encoded by the coding sequence ATGAGCCTTTCCAAGTTTCTCATTCTGCAAACACTTTATCAGGGACCAACCCATGGCTATGCTCTCCTGGAGAAAATGCGCCAGTTTACCCAGGGTTGCTGTACCCCTGCGTATGCGACGATCTATCCGATTCTGAACGAGCTGGCGAAGGGCGATTACGCCGTGGTGAACGCGGAAGCGACCGGGGGTAGAGAGCGCAAGGTCTATGAACTTACGGACAAGGGGAAGATGGCTTACAAAGAGGCGCTGAAGGTCTGGCGTGAAGTTCTACCATACCTCAACAAAGTTGTGAACGATAGCGAAACCAATTGA
- a CDS encoding metalloregulator ArsR/SmtB family transcription factor gives MRDLLKAFKALSDDTRLRILNVLLERECCVCEVMQALSISQSRTSRNLGILNDAGFLKSHRDGMWTVYAIDYDAIRQYRPKLVELVGLALEGNSEAQKDRERLRKAERVGPGCAAVCTR, from the coding sequence ATGAGGGACCTTCTGAAAGCCTTCAAAGCGCTGTCTGACGACACCAGACTGCGGATCTTGAATGTCTTGCTGGAGCGCGAGTGCTGTGTATGCGAGGTGATGCAGGCACTGAGTATATCACAAAGCAGAACATCCCGTAATCTTGGTATTCTCAATGACGCCGGATTTCTCAAATCCCACCGGGATGGGATGTGGACGGTATACGCGATCGATTATGACGCTATCCGCCAATATCGGCCCAAACTGGTTGAGCTCGTCGGACTAGCGCTTGAGGGGAATAGCGAAGCACAGAAGGACCGGGAGCGCCTGAGGAAGGCTGAGCGGGTAGGACCCGGCTGCGCCGCGGTTTGCACCAGGTGA
- a CDS encoding thioredoxin family protein, with translation MNIKVLGPDCPKCRQLEKTVEEVVKEMGLDITVEKVSDMKKIMNYRILMTPGLVIDEKVVVSGKVPNKVEVTRYITSALAKG, from the coding sequence ATGAACATCAAGGTGCTGGGGCCTGATTGTCCCAAGTGCAGACAACTGGAGAAGACGGTCGAGGAGGTGGTCAAAGAGATGGGGTTGGATATCACAGTAGAAAAGGTAAGCGATATGAAGAAGATCATGAATTATCGTATTTTGATGACTCCGGGGTTGGTCATCGATGAAAAAGTGGTGGTCTCCGGTAAAGTGCCGAATAAGGTCGAGGTCACCCGGTATATCACCAGCGCCTTGGCCAAAGGATAG
- a CDS encoding MoaD/ThiS family protein — MNTVLIKLGRPLPELFGFKGGTPYYLLAEEASEGETILSLMRKLARTHPDFAAVAFNSDPEGKDTSPFIVRLNDRICSRTATIHDSDIVALFPGVG, encoded by the coding sequence ATGAATACCGTGCTCATAAAATTGGGGAGACCCTTGCCTGAGCTATTCGGGTTCAAAGGAGGGACGCCTTATTACCTCCTAGCTGAAGAAGCATCGGAGGGTGAGACCATCCTCAGCCTGATGCGCAAATTGGCTAGAACTCACCCCGATTTCGCGGCCGTCGCCTTCAATTCCGATCCCGAAGGCAAAGATACCTCGCCGTTTATTGTGCGCCTGAATGATCGGATATGTAGTCGCACCGCCACCATCCATGACAGCGATATCGTAGCCCTCTTCCCGGGAGTCGGCTGA
- the gcvH gene encoding glycine cleavage system protein GcvH, with translation MAEFLETTFEKLIFKVKVGYLYSKEDFWADIRGNVATVGLADFLQKSKGDVAFLETVEPGTPVKKGQELGKIETIKATVGIISPVNGKVIEINPELEDSPHLINSDPYEAGWIYKIELTDPEGDKGKLLEAESYMKLMREKIEKEGKKLYG, from the coding sequence ATGGCGGAGTTTCTGGAGACAACCTTCGAGAAGTTAATCTTCAAGGTGAAGGTGGGCTACCTCTACAGTAAGGAGGATTTCTGGGCCGACATAAGGGGCAATGTGGCAACCGTGGGGTTGGCCGACTTCCTTCAGAAGTCCAAAGGAGACGTTGCCTTTCTGGAGACAGTTGAGCCGGGCACACCAGTTAAAAAGGGTCAAGAATTGGGCAAGATCGAGACTATAAAAGCCACCGTTGGGATCATATCGCCGGTCAATGGCAAGGTGATCGAGATCAACCCTGAGCTTGAGGACAGCCCGCACCTTATCAACAGCGACCCTTACGAGGCAGGATGGATATACAAGATCGAACTCACTGATCCAGAGGGAGACAAGGGTAAACTCTTAGAGGCCGAAAGCTACATGAAACTAATGAGGGAAAAGATCGAGAAGGAGGGAAAGAAACTATATGGGTAG
- a CDS encoding putative zinc-binding protein — MGRKDKKVVVMACSGIGKPLGALARETTYELIERVRPGTAITTCLPLVVIGDPEARNLVLGNPVISIDGCAKECAKKSLESQGAKVARSYQTLDFLKKHKGLKPEGISELNEAGQKLAALSADDLGEVVDELVKEDR; from the coding sequence ATGGGTAGGAAGGATAAGAAAGTGGTCGTGATGGCGTGTAGCGGGATCGGCAAACCCTTAGGGGCGCTGGCCCGAGAGACCACGTATGAGTTGATAGAGCGGGTCAGGCCGGGGACTGCCATAACGACCTGTCTGCCTCTCGTGGTGATCGGCGACCCTGAGGCAAGGAATCTGGTTCTGGGGAATCCGGTGATTTCCATCGACGGTTGTGCAAAGGAATGTGCCAAGAAAAGTCTCGAATCTCAGGGGGCGAAAGTGGCTAGGTCTTACCAGACTCTTGATTTCCTGAAGAAGCACAAGGGATTGAAACCGGAGGGCATCAGCGAACTGAACGAGGCAGGGCAGAAGCTTGCCGCACTATCGGCCGATGACCTGGGAGAGGTCGTGGATGAGCTTGTCAAGGAGGATAGATGA
- a CDS encoding putative zinc-binding protein, whose product MMANEVPYVGIVSCSGEELPEGTTSRVACRKVLEELQPGRSVTMCLPLFIAGGVEERTFASKYPTITVDGCEKRCAAIATEKLSGKPAKCLIVTDILKKKGVPRPTKLRHLGPEEKAAAQAVAEEIAKAIDEVVGKA is encoded by the coding sequence ATGATGGCCAACGAAGTTCCGTATGTGGGTATCGTTTCATGCAGCGGAGAGGAGTTGCCGGAAGGAACCACTTCCCGAGTCGCCTGTCGCAAGGTGCTTGAAGAGTTGCAGCCTGGGAGAAGCGTCACGATGTGTCTGCCCCTCTTCATCGCTGGCGGGGTAGAGGAGCGGACTTTCGCGTCCAAATATCCTACCATCACTGTGGACGGCTGCGAGAAACGGTGCGCCGCCATAGCTACCGAGAAGCTCTCAGGAAAGCCAGCCAAGTGCCTCATCGTCACTGACATCCTCAAGAAAAAAGGCGTCCCTCGTCCAACCAAGTTACGCCACCTGGGACCGGAAGAAAAGGCCGCCGCCCAGGCAGTTGCTGAGGAAATTGCCAAAGCCATAGACGAAGTCGTGGGAAAGGCATAA
- a CDS encoding OsmC family protein: MAIYKNKVEWRGEHLGYTWCQNGVEMKFSAPPTLFGLPNVLTPEDAFVAAANTCYQMMVIWAMERFKIELVSFECEAEGEVEEFIDRTSWFKKVTLSPKIVVRGKSQATVQRALEMALKYSTICQSLKSEVSIKPTILVQ; the protein is encoded by the coding sequence ATGGCCATTTATAAGAACAAGGTAGAATGGCGCGGCGAGCACCTGGGTTACACATGGTGTCAGAATGGAGTCGAAATGAAGTTCTCCGCCCCACCTACCCTATTCGGCCTGCCAAATGTACTCACCCCTGAGGATGCCTTTGTGGCGGCGGCTAATACCTGCTACCAAATGATGGTCATCTGGGCTATGGAGCGGTTCAAGATAGAGCTTGTCTCCTTTGAGTGCGAGGCTGAAGGCGAGGTGGAAGAATTCATCGACCGAACATCGTGGTTCAAGAAGGTGACACTGTCTCCGAAAATCGTGGTCAGAGGGAAATCGCAAGCGACAGTGCAGCGAGCCCTTGAGATGGCGCTGAAGTACTCAACGATCTGCCAGTCGCTCAAATCCGAAGTGAGCATCAAGCCAACCATCTTGGTGCAGTAG